Proteins encoded by one window of Arachis hypogaea cultivar Tifrunner chromosome 1, arahy.Tifrunner.gnm2.J5K5, whole genome shotgun sequence:
- the LOC112710030 gene encoding pentatricopeptide repeat-containing protein At5g61370, mitochondrial: protein MNVLLNSACKRPLGQIMRVSISLYSTLPPISTPLPLQLQELCNVVTSTVGGLDELEFSLNKYRDSLTSSLVTQAIDSCKHEAHTRRLLRFFLWSSKNLSCKLENKDYNYALRVFTEKKDYTAMDILIGDLKKEGRVMDAETFGLVADTLVKLGKEDEALGIFKNLDKYKCSIDEFTVTAIINALCSRGHPKRAEGVVWHHKDKIAGSMLCIYRSLLYGWSVQRNVKEARRIIQEMKSNGVAPDLICYNTFLRCLCERNLRRNPSGLVPEALNVMMEMKSYKVFPTSISYNILLSCLGKTRRVKESCQILKKMKQSGCAPDWVSYYLVAKVLFLTGRFGKGKDIVDQMIGNGLVPNHKFYYSLIGILCGVERVNRALELFEKMKRSSLGGYGPVYDVLIPKLCRGGDFEKGRELWDEATGMGISLQCSRDVLDPSITEVFKPKRPEKISLEDSTITKPPNKVKKLSSKMKVMRTKSASMKKKKRRNK, encoded by the coding sequence ATGAATGTCTTGCTCAACTCTGCTTGCAAACGCCCTTTGGGTCAAATTATGAGAGTTTCAATCTCACTTTATTCCACATTGCCCCCAATATCAACACCATTACCTCTCCAGTTGCAAGAGCTGTGCAATGTTGTTACAAGCACTGTTGGTGGGTTAGATGAATTGGAGTTTAGTCTGAAtaagtatagagattctttgacTTCATCTCTTGTAACTCAGGCTATTGATTCTTGTAAGCATGAGGCACATACTAGGAGATTGCTCAGGTTCTTCTTATGGTCTAGTAAGAATTTGAGTTGTAAGTTAGAAAATAAAGATTATAACTACGCTCTTCGAGTTTTCACGGAAAAGAAAGACTACACAGCGATGGATATCTTGATTGGAGACCTGAAGAAGGAGGGTCGAGTTATGGATGCCGAGACTTTTGGTCTTGTAGCTGATACTTTGGTCAAATTGGGGAAAGAAGATGAGGCATTGGGTATTTTTAAGAATTTGGACAAGTACAAGTGCTCTATAGATGAATTCACAGTTACTGCAATCATTAATGCTCTTTGTTCTAGAGGGCATCCTAAGAGGGCTGAAGGGGTAGTTTGGCATCACAAAGACAAGATTGCAGGCTCAATGCTTTGCATATACAGAAGTCTCCTTTATGGGTGGTCTGTGCAGAGGAATGTGAAAGAAGCTAGGAGGATTATTCAAGAGATGAAATCAAATGGGGTTGCCCCAGATTTAATTTGTTACAACACATTCCTCAGGTGCCTTTGTGAGCGGAATCTTAGACGTAATCCTTCAGGGCTTGTGCCTGAAGCCTTAAATGTGATGATGGAGATGAAGTCTTACAAGGTTTTCCCAACCTCGATCAGTTACAACATCTTGCTCTCATGTTTAGGAAAGACCAGAAGGGTTAAAGAATCTTgtcaaatactaaaaaaaatgaaacaatCTGGTTGTGCTCCAGATTGGGTCAGCTATTATCTTGTAGCAAAGGTGTTGTTTCTGACTGGCAGATTTGGCAAAGGAAAAGATATAGTGGATCAAATGATCGGAAATGGTTTGGTACCAAACCATAAGTTCTACTACAGTTTGATTGGTATTCTCTGTGGGGTTGAAAGGGTGAATCGCGCTCTTGAACTTTTTGAGAAAATGAAGAGAAGTTCATTGGGTGGTTATGGACCAGTGTATGATGTGCTCATTCCAAAGCTTTGTAGAGGAGGGGATTTTGAGAAGGGAAGAGAGCTATGGGATGAAGCCACAGGCATGGGGATCTCTCTTCAGTGCTCAAGGGATGTTTTGGATCCTTCAATAACAGAAGTTTTCAAACCTAAAAGGCCAGAAAAAATCAGCCTTGAAGACAGTACAATAACTAAGCCtccaaataaagtaaaaaaacttTCAAGTAAAATGAAGGTGATGAGAACAAAATCTGCttcaatgaagaagaaaaagagaagaaataaataa